The proteins below are encoded in one region of Flavobacterium sp. IMCC34852:
- a CDS encoding S9 family peptidase, whose product MNKKIILFVSLFVALTTQAQLKKITLDEAVLQQGRAFRADGLTGFQWIPNTNKYVFYTDTWTKMKSASTTNDTAVELVSLADINTALGTKLRNFFGLQWIDSNTFMVTENGKYYQYNVTTKTGKQTLQAPETAENNTFDSNKTNLAFTEENNLFILNSKGEKVAVTNETNKGIVSGQSIARNEFGISNGIFWSPKSNYLAFYQKDETEVADYPLLDITETPGKLVNIKYPMIGQKSEKPRVGIYNLTNGKTVFITPRGNQDDYLTNLSWTPDEKYVLIAELNRGQNDMNLNLYDANTGAFIRTILNEKNPRWVEPEHDAFFPNAKSNNFVWFSEKDGFQNLYYYTIEGKLIKQLTNNPFVVKDIIGTNTAGTEIYFKATGPNPTNMLVYKVDLKGKQTLITKDQGVHNVIPSSDGNWFFDEFSNHDTPSKSLLYDKSLKAKTLLVSKNKYEGYEIGTAEIKTIKAADGTTDLYTRLIKPSNFDPTKKYPVLVYVYGGPHAQMITNSYLDGANLWMYWMAEQGYLVFTVDNRGSDNRGFAFESIIHANLGNNEMDDQLKGVDYLKSLPYVDGNRLAVHGWSYGGFMTTSLMLRKADTFKVGVAGGPVIDWKWYEVMYGERYMDTPTENPKGFEENTVYNYVKNLKGKLLLIHGTNDDVVVEQHNLSLVKKFVEAGKQVDYFPYPMHKHNVTGKDRVHLIQKVLNYVIENNK is encoded by the coding sequence ATGAACAAAAAGATTATACTTTTCGTTAGTTTATTCGTGGCTTTAACTACTCAAGCCCAATTAAAAAAAATAACGTTAGACGAAGCCGTATTGCAACAAGGTCGAGCTTTCAGAGCCGATGGCTTAACCGGTTTTCAGTGGATTCCGAATACGAACAAATACGTATTCTATACCGATACTTGGACCAAAATGAAGTCGGCTTCCACAACCAACGATACCGCTGTAGAATTGGTCTCTTTGGCTGACATCAATACCGCATTGGGCACCAAACTAAGAAACTTCTTCGGATTGCAATGGATTGATTCCAACACTTTTATGGTAACTGAAAACGGTAAATATTACCAATATAATGTAACCACTAAAACCGGAAAACAAACATTGCAAGCGCCTGAGACTGCAGAAAACAATACATTCGACAGCAATAAAACTAACTTGGCTTTCACCGAAGAAAACAATCTGTTTATTCTAAACAGTAAAGGCGAAAAAGTAGCGGTAACCAACGAAACCAACAAAGGCATCGTATCCGGACAATCAATTGCTCGTAACGAATTCGGGATTAGCAATGGTATTTTCTGGTCGCCTAAATCCAATTATTTGGCTTTCTACCAAAAAGACGAAACAGAAGTAGCCGATTATCCTTTATTAGACATCACCGAAACACCGGGTAAATTAGTCAACATCAAATACCCGATGATTGGTCAAAAAAGTGAAAAACCACGTGTTGGAATTTACAATTTGACCAACGGAAAAACAGTTTTCATCACACCAAGAGGTAACCAAGATGACTATTTAACCAACTTGTCATGGACACCGGATGAAAAATACGTTTTGATAGCCGAACTGAATCGCGGTCAAAATGATATGAATCTAAATCTGTATGACGCCAATACCGGCGCTTTCATCAGAACCATTTTAAACGAAAAAAATCCACGTTGGGTTGAACCGGAACATGATGCTTTCTTCCCGAATGCGAAGTCCAACAACTTTGTTTGGTTCAGCGAAAAAGACGGTTTTCAAAACCTTTATTACTACACTATCGAAGGCAAATTGATCAAACAATTGACCAATAATCCATTCGTGGTAAAAGATATTATCGGAACCAATACTGCCGGAACCGAAATTTATTTCAAAGCCACCGGTCCAAATCCGACGAATATGTTGGTTTACAAAGTCGATTTAAAAGGCAAACAAACCTTAATTACCAAAGACCAAGGGGTTCACAATGTGATTCCGAGTAGCGATGGAAATTGGTTTTTTGACGAATTTTCCAATCACGATACGCCGTCGAAATCCTTGTTGTATGACAAAAGCTTGAAAGCCAAAACGCTTTTGGTGAGTAAAAACAAATACGAAGGTTACGAAATCGGTACAGCCGAAATAAAAACCATCAAAGCCGCCGACGGAACTACCGATTTATACACGCGTTTGATTAAGCCGAGTAACTTTGACCCAACAAAAAAATACCCGGTATTGGTTTACGTTTACGGCGGACCGCATGCACAAATGATTACCAATTCCTATTTAGACGGTGCCAATTTATGGATGTATTGGATGGCGGAACAAGGTTATTTGGTATTCACCGTAGACAACAGAGGTTCTGACAATAGAGGTTTTGCTTTTGAAAGCATCATCCACGCCAATTTAGGCAACAACGAAATGGATGACCAATTAAAAGGGGTCGATTATTTAAAATCGCTTCCTTATGTTGACGGTAATCGCTTGGCAGTTCACGGTTGGAGTTACGGAGGATTCATGACAACTTCTTTGATGCTGCGCAAAGCCGATACGTTTAAAGTGGGCGTTGCCGGCGGACCGGTAATCGATTGGAAATGGTACGAAGTGATGTATGGAGAGCGTTACATGGATACACCAACCGAAAACCCTAAAGGATTTGAAGAAAATACCGTATACAATTATGTAAAGAACCTAAAAGGAAAATTGCTTTTAATCCACGGAACCAACGATGATGTGGTTGTTGAACAACACAATTTATCTTTAGTCAAAAAGTTCGTAGAAGCCGGAAAACAGGTAGATTATTTCCCTTACCCTATGCACAAACACAATGTAACCGGCAAAGACCGCGTGCATTTGATTCAAAAAGTACTGAATTATGTGATTGAAAATAATAAGTAG
- a CDS encoding asparagine synthetase B → MFKKSLYIFFILLSFSVKANFLLLPMDEVAQKNHLKAYGITYWALDKQYKASWLLNYRGGSFLLPDVPEIRKECQIRGVSFEVVTDGEMQSILEEISSPSQNMETVVLEKAPKIAVYSPPGKQPWDDAVTMVLTYAEIPFKVVYDEEVLSDQLILYDWLHLHHEDFTGQYGKFYGAYRNAPWYIEQKKDAEALAAKLGFPKVSQEKLAVAKKIRDFVIGGGFMFAMCSATDSFDIALAAEGVDICEPMFDGDNSDANYQSQIDYNKTFAFKNFILDRKPEHYEFSDIDMTEKRRIPFEKDYFTLMEFSAKWDVIPSMLCQNHTQLVKGFMGQTTSFDSNLIKSNVLTLGKNELNDEARYIHGQKGKGFFTFYGGHDPEDYQHRVGDEPTVLDLHPTSPGFRLILNNVLFPAARKKPQKT, encoded by the coding sequence ATGTTTAAAAAGTCACTTTATATTTTCTTTATACTGCTTTCCTTTTCCGTTAAGGCGAATTTTTTATTATTGCCGATGGATGAAGTAGCGCAGAAAAATCACCTCAAAGCCTACGGGATTACCTATTGGGCTTTAGACAAACAGTACAAAGCGAGTTGGTTGCTCAACTACCGAGGCGGTTCTTTTTTATTGCCCGATGTGCCTGAAATTCGCAAAGAATGTCAAATCAGAGGCGTGAGTTTTGAAGTGGTAACTGATGGAGAAATGCAATCGATTTTGGAAGAAATATCGAGTCCGTCTCAAAATATGGAAACGGTAGTTTTAGAAAAGGCACCCAAAATTGCAGTTTATTCGCCACCCGGAAAACAACCTTGGGATGATGCCGTGACAATGGTGTTGACCTATGCAGAAATTCCGTTTAAAGTAGTTTATGATGAAGAAGTCTTGAGCGATCAATTGATTCTATACGATTGGCTGCACTTACACCACGAGGATTTCACCGGACAATACGGAAAATTTTACGGAGCATACCGAAATGCGCCTTGGTATATCGAACAAAAGAAAGATGCCGAAGCGTTGGCAGCCAAATTAGGTTTTCCTAAAGTTTCTCAAGAGAAATTGGCTGTGGCCAAAAAAATACGAGATTTTGTAATCGGAGGCGGTTTTATGTTCGCGATGTGTTCGGCCACAGATAGTTTTGATATTGCATTGGCTGCTGAAGGTGTTGATATTTGCGAACCGATGTTTGACGGCGATAACAGCGATGCGAATTACCAATCTCAAATTGACTACAACAAAACGTTTGCCTTCAAGAATTTTATTTTAGACAGAAAACCGGAACACTACGAGTTTTCGGATATTGACATGACAGAGAAACGACGAATTCCGTTTGAAAAAGATTATTTCACCTTAATGGAGTTTTCTGCCAAATGGGATGTGATCCCGAGTATGTTGTGCCAAAACCACACGCAATTGGTGAAAGGTTTTATGGGTCAAACTACTTCTTTCGACAGCAATTTGATTAAATCCAATGTGTTGACGTTGGGTAAAAACGAATTGAATGACGAAGCGCGTTACATTCATGGTCAAAAAGGAAAAGGATTTTTTACTTTCTATGGCGGTCATGATCCTGAGGATTACCAGCATCGAGTAGGCGATGAGCCAACAGTTCTCGACTTGCATCCAACTTCACCGGGTTTCCGTTTGATTTTAAATAATGTGTTGTTTCCGGCGGCTAGAAAGAAACCACAGAAAACTTAA